In the Cyprinus carpio isolate SPL01 unplaced genomic scaffold, ASM1834038v1 S000006601, whole genome shotgun sequence genome, AATTTCAATATGAAAATCACAAATAAGATCTCAGTCTGGGTTTCTCTTTCAGTCCGACTTTAACAGCTCATTATTTTACATCCTTCGCCCCAGCAGTCTGTACTGCTTCCTCTTCCTCACTGGACCTTCAGTCTGAAGCCACACACTGGTCACATTAGGCACACTAGCAACAGAGGAAACAAAAGACCCTGTTGGTTAAGCAGCAGCAATTTTTTAGTTTATGAAACTGAATGACAAGGTACAACAATATCTCTATGCAGTAATAACAGAACTGTTCATTCACACTTACCcgctttttgttttatgaaatgacTATGCAGTCCGCGGATTCTCCTGTGTTAACAAAAGTTGAATGATAATTACTACAGACGTGGAGGGAAAGCAGACAGACAGGTAAACTGAGATTTAGATATGAGATGATCAAACTCACGGAATATTCGTTTTAGTGCCTCGATTTCTTTTAAAGGGTTTGGTTTCTGGATTTTGAAGGTGTATTTTGCAAGGTCATCTTCACTGAGCTTGATTTGGACAAAAGCAAAACACTCGAATGTCATAATATCCTTTatgcatacactaccattcagaagccTGAGGTCATTAAGGGTcttctcaaaataaattaatacttttatacagcaataTGAGagcgatttctgaaggatcacgtgacactgaaaactggagtaacagctagttatcacagaaataatttacatttgaaaataaatacgTTTTGatgagtattaaaaaaaataataatgattgttcTGACCCCAAAcacaatggtagtgtaaataaattattttgtacataATTGTGCAGAATCACAAAATGAAACCGTACTGCATTTGTCCATATCTACACGAAACAAAGTAACTCTGCAGCAGATTCTTGACATAATCATAACCAGTAACACAATGGTTGTGGGCTGCcagtgtgaacagagctgttgtaATATCACAATACATACTGGCTGATCCCTGGGTGATGTGTAGGGTTTAGTTCCCTCACTGCGGTGGAGTGACAGAGGTCTGTGTTTGGTTTCTGGGTGCACACTGCAGTTGAAGCGCAGCACGCTGACAGGCAAACGAACATGCCAACTCTCTGGATACTTCTTTACCAGATTTTCCACCATACTGTAAAGAAACCATACCatagtttttttcaaaataactcTGTGCTCTGTTAACATCACGATTTATGTCCAAACAACTCTAAACTTACTTAACAATGTGGTATTGTGTGTGGGGCTCAAGCTGCGAAGCCTGGTGATGCCGAGAGACGAGGGAGATGTCCTTTATCATCAGAATATTATTGAGGGCTCTGTTAACCTTgacaaaagaaagcaaaaagaTTAAAGATCAAATATTAAACAGTATTGAGACACTGAAATAACCTTTCagcacatttaaatgaataaaaatacaatttacaagTACAGATAAATGAAACCTGCACTAATGCTCTGACATTATCCAGTGAATCACGACTTACCGTTCGGACCTGGATCCCTCGAGCACCCCAAGGTGTGAGAAATCCCAGAGGAAACCCGTATCGGGAAATGGCATCACACATAAGCAGGGCAATGGAATCAGAATTAGGCTTTTCTGATGGAAAGATTTCAATCCACTTGGTGTAATAATCACAGATGACCACGATGTGGCTATAGGGGCCTTTGCTTTCTTGAAAAGGCCCTGTTACATCTATACTCAGCCACTGCCATCTCTCCGTCACCTAGACggaaaaattaagataaaaaggA is a window encoding:
- the LOC122144137 gene encoding uncharacterized protein LOC122144137; this encodes MATYVSECYEFPLADGLRVREWLRRMRWQNWWPTGNSVLCSDHFEKDCFEQVGSHKRLRKNAVPTIFNFPKHLQWKVPAVKRRSLNRKPVEVPIKTKPTAVSAPVTPRLEGKFVRVPVDSDGSSLGLLHAGSFHDDYCKPQSFHWMKLSEGDDEADDDDEDDDDASDPGNDVAYDDDAPLETPENPSTQFIRVTERWQWLSIDVTGPFQESKGPYSHIVVICDYYTKWIEIFPSEKPNSDSIALLMCDAISRYGFPLGFLTPWGARGIQVRTVNRALNNILMIKDISLVSRHHQASQLEPHTQYHIVNMVENLVKKYPESWHVRLPVSVLRFNCSVHPETKHRPLSLHRSEGTKPYTSPRDQPLSEDDLAKYTFKIQKPNPLKEIEALKRIFRESADCIVIS